CGCGGACCACCTCCTCGGCACCACCCAGACCGGGCAGGACGTGCTCGCGCAGCTCGCGTACGCCACGCGGGGATCGCTCCAGATCGGCCTGCTCGTGGGCGTGCTCGCGACGGTGCTCTCGGCGTTCTTCGGGATCTTCGGGACGTACGTCGGAGGGTTCGCCGACGAGGCGTTCTCGCTGCTGTCGAACGTGTTCCTCGTGATCCCCGGCCTGCCGCTCGTCATCGTGATCTCCGGCTTCGTGCCGCGCGAGTCCCGCGGCCTCTGGACCATCGCGGTGGTCCTCGCCGTCACCGGATGGGCGGCGTCCGCGCGCGTGCTCCGGGCGCAGACGCTGTCCATCCGCACCCGCGACTACGTGGCCGCCAGCCGCGTCGCCGGGGAGCGGGCGTGGCGGGTGATCGCCGTGGAGATCCTGCCGAACCTGCTGCCGGTGCTCGCGAGCCAGTTCGTGTTCGCGGTGATCGCGGCGATCCTCGGCGAGGCGGGCCTGTCCTTCCTCGGGCTCGGGGCGAGCAACTCCTCGACCCTCGGCACGATGCTCTTCTACGCGCAGAACGGGTTCGCCCTGTCGCTCGGCGCGTGGTGGTGGTTCGGGCCGCCCGGGCTCCTCATCGCCCTGTTCGGCATGGGCCTGTCCCTCATCAACTTCTCGATCGACGAGATCATCAACCCGAAGCTCAAGAACGTGCGCCTGCACCGCAAGCGCGCCCGCCTCGCGAGCCGGCTCGAGCGCAGGAAGGCCGCCTCATGACCGCCACCGTCCCCACCGTCCGACCGGGCGGCGCCGCGGGGGGCCAGCGGTCGAGCGTGCTCACCGTCGACGACCTCACCGTCGTGTACGAGACCGAGAACCCCGTCACGGCCGTGAAGCACGCGTCGTTCACGCTCGCGCCGGGCGAGATCCTCGGCCTCGCGGGTGAGTCCGGCTGCGGCAAGACCACGCTCGCGTACGCGATCAACCGGCTGCACCGGCCGCCGGCCCGCATCGCCTCGGGGTCGGTGACCTTCCACGACCGCGGCGGCCAGGACGTCGACCTGCTCGCGCTCGGCGACGAGGAGCTGCGGGCCTTCCGCTGGTCGAAGCTCTCGATGGTGTTCCAGGGCGCGATGAACGCGCTCAACCCCGTCACGACCGTCCGCGCGCAGCTCGACGACACGCTCCGGGCCCACCGCCCCGGCATGTCGAGGGCCGAGCGGCGCGCGCGCTGCGCCGAGGTCCTGGAGCGCGTGAGCGTGGATCCGGCCCGCCTCTCGTCGTTCCCGCACGAGCTCTCCGGCGGCATGCGGCAGCGCGTGATGATCGCGATGGCGATGCTGCTCGAGCCGCAGATCATGATCATGGACGAGCCGACCACCGCGCTCGACGTGGTCGTGCAGCGCG
The nucleotide sequence above comes from Clavibacter sp. B3I6. Encoded proteins:
- a CDS encoding ABC transporter ATP-binding protein, coding for MTATVPTVRPGGAAGGQRSSVLTVDDLTVVYETENPVTAVKHASFTLAPGEILGLAGESGCGKTTLAYAINRLHRPPARIASGSVTFHDRGGQDVDLLALGDEELRAFRWSKLSMVFQGAMNALNPVTTVRAQLDDTLRAHRPGMSRAERRARCAEVLERVSVDPARLSSFPHELSGGMRQRVMIAMAMLLEPQIMIMDEPTTALDVVVQRDILREIVRLRDELDFAVVFITHDLPLLLEISDRIAIMLRGEIVELASAEDIYRAPRHEYTRKLLRSFPSLSGERGAFIRSGADEDMEETR
- a CDS encoding ABC transporter permease, coding for MTEIQPSTQPDVAQATERLAAEAADRGKPPRSAWRLMLPTMTPWLAAGIALVGLISLFGLVGPALLQDPTTIRDSGLQPPSADHLLGTTQTGQDVLAQLAYATRGSLQIGLLVGVLATVLSAFFGIFGTYVGGFADEAFSLLSNVFLVIPGLPLVIVISGFVPRESRGLWTIAVVLAVTGWAASARVLRAQTLSIRTRDYVAASRVAGERAWRVIAVEILPNLLPVLASQFVFAVIAAILGEAGLSFLGLGASNSSTLGTMLFYAQNGFALSLGAWWWFGPPGLLIALFGMGLSLINFSIDEIINPKLKNVRLHRKRARLASRLERRKAAS